The following coding sequences are from one Rathayibacter sp. SW19 window:
- a CDS encoding dipeptidase: MTESENPEATIARALELSPIIDGHNDWAWECRLRRGYSVEGLEGGLATDTDIERLHAGRVGAQFWSVYVDDALTGAAAIQGTLEQIDWVYRLAARYPQTFAIATSAAEVEAARASGRIASLLGAEGAHSINDSPAVLRMLARLGVRYLTLTHLHNTSWADSATDAPAHRGLTGRGADYIREINRLGMLVDLSHVSPATMHAALDVTDAPVIFSHSSCRALSDHPRNVPDDVLSRLRDNGGVIMVAFVPQFLSEEYAAWFTGPRTSPAPLVTVSDVADHVEHARAVAGIEHVGLGGDFDGTDEFPLGLEGVDGYPTLLQELVRRGWGTTEVAAIAGLNTLRVLRETDAAFAEAGARHPQLVL, encoded by the coding sequence ATGACTGAGTCCGAGAACCCAGAAGCCACCATCGCCCGCGCGCTCGAGCTCTCGCCGATCATCGACGGACACAACGACTGGGCGTGGGAATGCCGCCTGCGGCGCGGCTACTCGGTCGAGGGACTGGAAGGCGGTCTTGCCACCGACACCGACATAGAACGGTTGCATGCGGGGCGCGTGGGCGCGCAGTTCTGGTCTGTCTACGTCGACGATGCCCTCACGGGGGCTGCTGCGATCCAGGGCACGCTTGAACAAATCGACTGGGTCTACCGGCTGGCCGCGCGGTATCCGCAGACGTTCGCGATCGCGACCAGTGCTGCGGAGGTCGAGGCGGCACGCGCATCCGGACGCATCGCGTCGCTGCTCGGGGCAGAAGGCGCGCACAGCATCAACGACTCGCCCGCTGTGCTGCGGATGCTCGCGCGCCTTGGCGTGCGCTACCTCACGCTGACGCACCTGCACAACACCAGTTGGGCAGACTCGGCGACGGATGCGCCGGCTCACCGTGGGCTGACCGGGCGCGGCGCGGACTACATTCGCGAAATCAACCGGCTCGGGATGCTCGTGGATCTGTCGCACGTTTCGCCTGCGACCATGCATGCCGCGTTGGACGTCACGGACGCGCCCGTAATCTTCAGCCACTCGTCGTGCCGGGCGCTGTCCGATCACCCTCGCAACGTGCCAGACGACGTGCTGAGCCGCTTGCGCGACAACGGCGGCGTAATCATGGTGGCGTTCGTTCCGCAGTTCCTCAGCGAGGAGTATGCAGCGTGGTTCACCGGCCCGCGCACTTCTCCAGCGCCGCTCGTCACGGTGTCAGACGTAGCGGATCACGTCGAGCACGCGCGCGCCGTTGCCGGTATCGAGCACGTCGGGCTCGGGGGAGACTTCGATGGAACGGATGAGTTCCCGCTCGGACTCGAGGGCGTCGACGGCTATCCCACCCTGCTTCAGGAGCTCGTGCGGCGCGGATGGGGCACAACTGAAGTTGCGGCGATCGCAGGCCTCAACACGCTGCGGGTGCTGCGTGAAACGGATGCGGCGTTCGCGGAAGCGGGCGCCAGGCATCCGCAGTTGGTGCTCTGA
- a CDS encoding SDR family NAD(P)-dependent oxidoreductase — translation MDDSATSPSPTNSSRLALNGRVALVTGSSRGIGAAIASRFAREGAAVAVHGRDASAARSVRDRIVAAGGRAIAVVAELTDFAAIERMRASIEQEFGPIDILVANAGGNPTLPGPIEDVSEGDWRAAIDVNLTATFLAIKCFLPGMKARGRGSIVTMSSAAARRPTEMSPAPYGAAKAGIQSLTRSVALQAGPFGVRANTISPETILTESNLLRIPGDVQGKMAASHPIRRLGTPEDVAQAALYLVGDESSWITGAVLDVAGGSVLA, via the coding sequence ATGGACGATTCAGCGACTTCACCTTCACCGACCAACTCCAGCCGTCTCGCGCTGAACGGACGTGTTGCGCTGGTAACCGGGAGCTCGCGCGGCATCGGTGCGGCGATCGCATCCCGCTTCGCCCGGGAAGGCGCCGCGGTTGCAGTGCACGGTCGCGACGCATCCGCTGCCCGCAGCGTGCGTGATCGAATCGTGGCGGCTGGCGGCCGTGCGATCGCCGTCGTCGCCGAACTCACCGATTTTGCGGCGATCGAACGGATGCGTGCGAGCATCGAGCAAGAGTTCGGGCCGATCGACATTCTCGTGGCCAACGCCGGTGGTAACCCGACCCTGCCCGGCCCGATCGAAGACGTCAGCGAAGGTGACTGGCGCGCGGCGATCGACGTCAACCTGACCGCGACATTCCTGGCGATCAAGTGCTTTCTGCCCGGCATGAAGGCGCGCGGCCGAGGAAGCATCGTCACGATGTCATCGGCTGCGGCCCGGCGGCCGACCGAAATGTCGCCGGCGCCCTATGGTGCCGCGAAAGCGGGCATTCAGTCACTGACCCGCTCTGTCGCGCTGCAAGCCGGCCCGTTCGGGGTGCGCGCGAACACGATCTCGCCTGAGACCATTCTCACCGAGAGCAACCTGCTGCGCATCCCGGGCGACGTGCAAGGCAAGATGGCTGCGTCGCATCCGATTCGCAGGTTGGGAACACCGGAGGACGTTGCTCAGGCAGCGCTGTACCTGGTCGGCGACGAAAGCTCCTGGATCACAGGAGCCGTGCTGGATGTCGCCGGCGGCTCAGTCTTGGCGTAG
- a CDS encoding LTA synthase family protein, with protein sequence MISALVLFLAALAPGIIASGSALALLRVPLEPVVALAVLAVLPWPGIRRIVAVLFAVVLAAVIASAALDFGFTTTVDQPFNVVTGWPEVVAAYGVLRDSTGTLAAEGVLVLIGLAVPAAIIVLTWSLLHLDSVIRQHRRTTLIGASAITAAWVIFALVGAQIVVGEPIAASGTVTAAIAKSHQVSATAAEQKAFDQAGRNDAYASVPPSDLLTGLKGKDVIIAFIESYGQVAVQNSSFSAGVDQVLRNGTAALAAHGYSERSAFLTSPTFGGISWLAHSTLQTGLWIDSQQKYDQVTAGNRFTLSAAFKKAGWHTISDVPSDTEPWRIGTSFYQFDTQLNSTNVGYVGPQFSYARIPDQFTWAYFQDHELAEPHQPLMAEIDFVSSHTPWTPLPHQVPWTAVGDGSIFDPQPAQGLTPSVVWQNPQHVQQLYGQSVQYTMSTLFSFLTTYDDPNLVLVVLGDHQPATVVSGLDASHNVPISIISKDPGVISRISSWNWQPTMLPTATAPVWRMDAFRNRFLSAYGP encoded by the coding sequence GTGATTTCTGCGCTTGTGCTGTTCCTTGCCGCCCTGGCGCCCGGAATCATTGCCTCAGGATCGGCGCTGGCACTACTGCGCGTTCCGCTGGAACCGGTTGTTGCCCTCGCCGTGCTGGCCGTGCTGCCGTGGCCCGGCATCCGTCGGATCGTCGCCGTTCTTTTCGCCGTTGTGCTTGCGGCCGTGATCGCGAGCGCAGCCCTCGATTTCGGCTTCACGACGACGGTCGACCAGCCGTTCAATGTGGTGACGGGCTGGCCAGAAGTGGTCGCTGCCTACGGTGTTCTGCGCGACTCGACCGGAACGCTTGCCGCCGAGGGAGTGCTGGTGCTGATCGGCCTGGCGGTCCCTGCCGCGATCATCGTTCTGACCTGGTCTCTGCTGCATCTGGATAGTGTCATCCGCCAGCATCGCAGGACGACGCTGATCGGCGCCTCCGCCATAACCGCGGCGTGGGTCATTTTCGCCCTGGTCGGCGCGCAAATTGTGGTCGGCGAACCCATTGCAGCTTCGGGCACCGTCACGGCCGCCATTGCCAAATCGCATCAAGTGTCTGCAACAGCTGCTGAACAAAAGGCGTTCGATCAAGCCGGTCGAAATGATGCATATGCCAGCGTGCCGCCATCCGATTTGCTCACGGGCTTGAAGGGAAAAGACGTCATCATCGCGTTCATCGAAAGCTACGGGCAAGTGGCCGTGCAGAACAGCTCATTCTCGGCCGGAGTCGACCAGGTGCTGCGCAACGGCACTGCCGCGCTGGCCGCACACGGCTACTCCGAGCGGAGCGCATTCCTCACTTCGCCCACTTTCGGCGGGATCAGCTGGCTCGCCCACTCCACCCTGCAGACCGGGTTGTGGATCGACTCGCAACAGAAATACGACCAGGTCACCGCAGGAAACCGTTTCACGCTCAGCGCCGCTTTCAAGAAGGCAGGTTGGCACACGATCAGCGATGTGCCCTCCGACACCGAGCCGTGGCGAATCGGCACCTCGTTCTACCAGTTCGACACACAACTCAATTCGACGAACGTCGGATACGTCGGGCCGCAATTCAGTTATGCACGCATCCCCGACCAGTTCACCTGGGCGTATTTCCAGGACCACGAGCTCGCCGAACCGCACCAACCGCTGATGGCGGAGATCGATTTCGTGTCCTCGCACACTCCGTGGACTCCACTTCCACACCAGGTTCCGTGGACGGCCGTCGGGGACGGTTCGATTTTCGATCCACAGCCGGCGCAGGGGCTCACTCCGAGCGTCGTCTGGCAGAATCCGCAACACGTGCAGCAGCTCTATGGCCAGTCAGTGCAATACACGATGAGTACGCTCTTCTCGTTCTTGACCACTTACGACGATCCGAACCTCGTTCTCGTCGTGCTCGGAGACCACCAACCTGCCACAGTTGTCAGCGGACTGGACGCGAGCCACAATGTTCCGATCAGCATCATTTCGAAAGACCCGGGCGTCATCAGCCGCATTTCCTCTTGGAACTGGCAACCGACCATGCTGCCCACTGCGACCGCACCGGTCTGGCGGATGGACGCCTTCCGCAACCGGTTCCTCTCGGCATACGGTCCGTAG
- a CDS encoding RibD family protein, which produces MITTPYVTLSSTISLDGYLDTAAPPRLMLSNDADFDRVDELRAQNDAIMVGANTVRRDNPRLLVRSIRRRSWRESAGLTCSPWKVTVTASGDLDPRAAFFADDNATKLVYCPSAQVTRIQARLGTAAIVIGLGGQITMGELISDLSDRGVHRLMVEGGGTILTQFLAADLADELQLAMAPFFVGDSSAPRFVGDAAFPWTSDRRAALAETRTIGDIVLLRYALSARFRQGTGDAHRPASALRPLVMGMS; this is translated from the coding sequence GTGATCACTACGCCGTACGTCACTCTCAGCAGCACCATCTCGCTCGACGGCTATCTCGACACGGCCGCACCGCCGCGTCTCATGCTGTCCAATGATGCGGATTTCGACAGGGTCGATGAGCTGCGAGCGCAGAACGACGCCATCATGGTGGGCGCCAACACGGTGCGACGCGACAATCCTCGGTTGCTGGTGCGAAGCATCCGTCGACGCAGTTGGCGCGAAAGCGCCGGCCTGACGTGCTCGCCATGGAAGGTCACGGTGACGGCGTCCGGTGACCTCGATCCGCGCGCAGCGTTTTTCGCCGACGACAATGCCACAAAACTGGTGTACTGCCCGAGCGCACAGGTGACACGCATCCAGGCTCGATTGGGCACGGCCGCCATCGTCATCGGGCTCGGCGGGCAGATAACCATGGGCGAGCTGATCTCTGACTTGTCCGATCGCGGCGTGCACCGGCTGATGGTCGAAGGCGGCGGCACGATCCTTACTCAGTTTCTGGCCGCCGATCTCGCCGACGAACTGCAATTGGCCATGGCGCCGTTCTTCGTCGGCGACAGCAGCGCGCCCCGCTTCGTCGGGGATGCCGCGTTCCCCTGGACCAGCGACCGGCGCGCAGCGCTCGCCGAGACTCGCACAATCGGCGACATCGTGCTCCTGCGGTACGCACTCTCCGCGCGCTTCCGGCAGGGCACCGGTGATGCGCATCGCCCGGCATCCGCTCTGCGCCCCCTCGTGATGGGGATGTCGTGA
- a CDS encoding lysylphosphatidylglycerol synthase transmembrane domain-containing protein — MRLVVGGGVLLAVVIHVGAEPFLRGLRSLDGPTISAAVVLVAIATAAASWRWRLIASRLGVEVGWSSAIAMYYQSQFLNTVLPGGVIGDVHRAVSHGQRAQRIGQASRAVAIERTAGQVVQLALALMILLGFGAAFGGYVVTALAVGATALAVAVLAAIVLSAHVRVAFRHELAELRVGLGSARTSCEVVIASVVVVACHVATFAIATSAIGEHVPPLQLLTLAFVVMLGGSIPLNVGGWGPREGIAGWAFALAGFGASAGVAAATLYGVLAMISLAPGAIVAVVFAVRRHEQRSVEAVTPHLPRRQENSS, encoded by the coding sequence ATGCGTCTGGTGGTCGGCGGAGGCGTGCTCCTCGCGGTCGTCATTCATGTGGGTGCCGAACCGTTCCTGCGCGGCCTGCGTAGCCTTGACGGTCCGACAATCAGTGCAGCGGTTGTCCTCGTTGCAATCGCTACCGCGGCGGCGTCGTGGCGTTGGCGGCTCATCGCGAGCAGGCTCGGAGTCGAGGTGGGCTGGTCCAGCGCCATCGCGATGTACTACCAGTCGCAGTTCCTCAACACCGTGCTTCCGGGCGGCGTCATCGGCGACGTGCACCGAGCGGTCAGCCACGGTCAGCGCGCCCAGCGTATCGGCCAGGCATCCCGGGCCGTGGCCATCGAGCGCACCGCGGGACAAGTGGTGCAGCTGGCGCTCGCCCTGATGATTCTGCTTGGTTTCGGTGCGGCGTTCGGCGGATACGTTGTTACGGCACTCGCCGTTGGCGCGACTGCGCTCGCAGTTGCCGTGCTCGCTGCAATTGTGTTGAGCGCGCACGTTCGCGTCGCGTTCCGGCACGAACTCGCTGAACTACGGGTGGGCCTCGGATCAGCCCGCACCTCGTGCGAGGTCGTAATCGCATCGGTCGTCGTCGTCGCCTGTCATGTCGCAACGTTTGCGATTGCGACCTCTGCGATCGGAGAGCACGTCCCGCCCCTTCAGTTGCTCACCCTCGCATTCGTCGTCATGCTCGGCGGGTCCATTCCGCTGAATGTCGGCGGATGGGGGCCACGTGAGGGGATCGCCGGCTGGGCTTTCGCGCTGGCCGGCTTCGGTGCATCCGCGGGCGTCGCGGCGGCAACGCTGTACGGCGTGCTTGCCATGATTTCCCTCGCACCCGGAGCGATCGTGGCAGTGGTCTTCGCGGTCCGTCGGCACGAACAACGGTCGGTTGAAGCTGTCACTCCTCATCTCCCTCGTCGTCAGGAGAACTCATCGTGA
- a CDS encoding SAM-dependent methyltransferase: MSDVIQVSDEWLSLREPEDARARSRDLARAAAAMLPAGPIVVHDLGSGTGSMMRWLAPFLPGPQTWVLHDWSATLTERAINEPRPVDRDNEPIAVRAQVGQLADLRPVDLEGASLVTASALLDVLTSRETHAVVDACVESGCPALLMLSVTGIVELNPLDDRDDTFQRAFNAHQLRMTDGRTPLGRYAAPVARGAFLEAGWQVRPTVANWLLDDGEPRLLREWLDGWIGAAVEQSLELHDEAVRYLELREAQQDRGELSAIIQHLDLLAWP; this comes from the coding sequence ATGAGCGACGTCATCCAGGTCAGCGACGAGTGGCTCTCGCTCCGCGAGCCCGAGGATGCCCGCGCGCGCTCACGCGATCTTGCGCGTGCCGCGGCTGCAATGCTGCCGGCCGGCCCGATCGTCGTACACGACCTGGGCAGCGGCACGGGTTCGATGATGCGTTGGCTTGCCCCGTTCTTGCCCGGACCGCAGACCTGGGTGCTTCACGATTGGAGCGCAACTCTGACCGAGCGCGCGATCAACGAACCTCGCCCGGTCGATCGCGACAACGAGCCGATCGCCGTACGTGCACAGGTAGGGCAGCTGGCAGATCTGCGTCCAGTCGATCTGGAAGGAGCCTCGCTTGTCACTGCGTCCGCCTTGCTCGATGTGCTGACATCGCGCGAGACGCATGCCGTCGTCGACGCGTGTGTGGAGTCCGGCTGCCCGGCCCTTCTGATGCTCAGCGTGACCGGAATCGTCGAACTGAACCCTCTCGATGATCGCGACGACACTTTCCAGCGTGCATTCAATGCGCACCAACTACGGATGACGGATGGTCGCACACCGCTCGGTCGCTACGCAGCGCCGGTCGCCCGCGGCGCCTTCCTGGAGGCCGGTTGGCAGGTACGCCCCACCGTTGCAAACTGGCTGCTCGACGACGGCGAACCTCGTCTGCTGCGCGAATGGCTCGACGGCTGGATTGGCGCTGCGGTGGAACAGTCTCTGGAACTTCACGACGAAGCCGTGCGCTACCTGGAGCTGCGCGAAGCCCAACAGGATCGCGGCGAGCTCTCGGCGATCATCCAGCACCTGGATCTGCTGGCATGGCCATGA
- a CDS encoding glycosyltransferase family 4 protein, translated as MIGGTVIEGAVIQDTVVDSTVIQHSHGSVTFLVPDGIDDPDQVSGGNVYDQHVRDELRNSGWDVQLVLVAVGDERQLAQALSGLPGEALVLIDGLLAVREPDVLVENSDRLRIIVLAHMVASLLPETPDGAENAIRCADPGTDIREDRERRALQTAHRVIATSNWTRSELITRDLAQAHRIVVAQPGTDPAPLRSASSSGGRLLCVGAVAPHKGQDLLLRSLAHLTDIDGWACTFVGSHHPAPAYFEELTSFVESAGLTDRVVFTGALTGVRLADAFGRADLVVVSSRSESYGMVVAEALARGIPVVATNVGGIPEAISSNAAGIVVPPEDPWALEVVLRQWLTSPARRAALNDEALNARGGRRSWSTAVAVVAQALDEVARLESEVPA; from the coding sequence GTGATTGGGGGCACTGTGATCGAGGGCGCTGTGATCCAGGACACCGTGGTTGATAGCACTGTGATCCAGCATTCGCACGGGTCTGTGACATTCCTGGTTCCCGACGGAATCGACGACCCCGACCAGGTCAGCGGAGGCAACGTCTACGACCAGCACGTTCGCGATGAACTGCGGAACAGCGGTTGGGATGTGCAGCTTGTCCTGGTGGCAGTCGGCGATGAGCGGCAGCTGGCGCAGGCGTTGTCTGGGTTGCCTGGCGAAGCACTCGTGCTGATCGACGGACTCCTCGCCGTGCGCGAACCCGATGTGCTGGTCGAGAACTCGGACCGACTTCGAATCATCGTGCTGGCGCACATGGTCGCGAGCCTGCTGCCGGAAACGCCGGATGGCGCTGAGAACGCAATACGCTGTGCAGACCCGGGAACGGACATCCGCGAGGATCGTGAACGCCGAGCACTGCAGACCGCACATCGGGTGATCGCGACCAGCAACTGGACGCGCTCCGAACTCATCACCCGCGACCTGGCGCAGGCGCATCGGATCGTCGTGGCACAGCCCGGAACCGACCCGGCTCCGCTTCGATCCGCCTCGAGCTCGGGCGGTCGGCTGCTGTGTGTCGGGGCAGTCGCGCCGCACAAAGGCCAGGACTTGCTTCTGCGCAGCCTGGCGCACCTGACCGACATCGACGGTTGGGCTTGCACGTTCGTCGGGTCCCACCACCCGGCACCCGCATACTTCGAGGAACTGACCTCCTTTGTCGAGTCCGCCGGTCTCACCGATCGAGTGGTGTTTACCGGCGCCCTCACCGGAGTGCGCCTCGCGGATGCGTTCGGTCGCGCCGATCTTGTCGTCGTGTCCTCCCGCAGCGAGAGCTACGGCATGGTCGTCGCAGAAGCCCTCGCCCGGGGCATTCCCGTCGTGGCCACCAACGTCGGCGGCATCCCAGAGGCGATATCGAGCAACGCCGCCGGCATCGTCGTTCCGCCGGAAGACCCGTGGGCACTCGAGGTCGTGTTGCGCCAATGGTTGACGAGCCCTGCGCGGCGCGCGGCGCTGAACGATGAGGCACTGAACGCGCGAGGTGGGCGCAGGTCGTGGAGCACTGCGGTCGCGGTCGTCGCCCAAGCGCTCGACGAGGTTGCTCGGCTGGAATCGGAGGTGCCCGCATGA
- a CDS encoding 6-pyruvoyl trahydropterin synthase family protein has translation MPFSVTVRDHMMIAHSFIGESFGPAQRLHGATFIVDATFGADELDHDGVVVDIGRAAAVLAEITASLTYRNLDDEPEFRGVNTTTEFLCKVIADRLAARAADGTLGGGQTLNSVTVALHESHLAWASYSRAL, from the coding sequence ATGCCATTCTCGGTAACCGTGCGGGACCATATGATGATCGCACACAGCTTCATCGGCGAGAGCTTTGGACCCGCGCAGCGACTGCACGGGGCGACGTTCATCGTTGACGCTACGTTCGGTGCGGACGAACTCGACCACGATGGCGTCGTTGTCGACATCGGACGAGCCGCTGCCGTGCTCGCCGAGATCACCGCCTCACTGACCTACCGTAACCTCGACGACGAACCAGAATTTCGCGGGGTCAACACCACCACGGAGTTCCTGTGCAAGGTGATCGCCGATCGGCTTGCCGCACGCGCCGCTGACGGAACGCTCGGCGGTGGCCAGACGCTGAACTCGGTCACCGTCGCACTCCATGAATCTCATCTCGCATGGGCGAGCTATTCGAGGGCACTGTGA
- a CDS encoding zinc-dependent alcohol dehydrogenase: MLEATAFWVEEPGHGVLRPEQLADVGASEVQVRTLYTGVSRGTEASVFKGHVPDSERERMRAPFQEGDFPGPVKYGYLNVGVVEQGPRELLGGTVFTLFPHQSAFVVPAEDVIAVPEGIPPRRAVLAGAVETAVNVLWDAAPLVGDRVSVIGAGMIGCCVARLLLGIPGVDVTLVDTNPARQVVAGQLGVKFATPARAPHDRDIVINTSGSDAGLQLGLECVVTEGVVIEASWYGDRPATLLLGADFHSRRLTIRSSQVGVVPPNRRGARTTKDRLALALTLLQDPAFDALLSSESSWRDLPEVMASLAEGPSGLCQTINWED, from the coding sequence GTGCTCGAGGCCACAGCGTTCTGGGTAGAGGAGCCGGGCCATGGAGTGCTGCGGCCCGAACAGTTGGCCGATGTCGGAGCTTCAGAGGTGCAGGTGCGAACCCTCTACACCGGGGTGAGTCGCGGGACGGAAGCTTCAGTCTTCAAAGGCCATGTGCCGGACAGCGAACGCGAACGGATGCGCGCGCCCTTCCAGGAGGGCGACTTTCCCGGACCGGTGAAGTACGGCTATCTCAACGTCGGCGTCGTCGAACAGGGGCCACGAGAGCTGCTGGGCGGCACCGTTTTCACCCTCTTTCCGCATCAGTCGGCGTTCGTCGTTCCCGCCGAGGATGTCATCGCGGTGCCTGAAGGGATACCGCCGCGCCGCGCCGTCCTTGCAGGCGCGGTCGAGACCGCGGTCAACGTGCTGTGGGATGCAGCCCCCCTGGTCGGCGACCGCGTTTCGGTGATCGGAGCCGGCATGATCGGATGCTGCGTTGCGCGTCTCCTCCTCGGCATCCCCGGGGTGGATGTCACGTTGGTCGACACCAATCCGGCGCGGCAGGTGGTGGCTGGGCAACTCGGTGTGAAGTTCGCAACCCCTGCACGGGCACCGCATGACAGGGACATCGTGATCAACACGAGCGGGTCGGACGCCGGGTTGCAGCTGGGGTTGGAGTGCGTGGTGACCGAAGGCGTGGTGATCGAGGCGAGCTGGTACGGGGACCGACCGGCGACCCTGCTGCTCGGTGCCGACTTCCACTCGCGTCGGCTCACCATTCGTTCGAGCCAGGTCGGTGTGGTGCCACCCAATCGACGTGGAGCCCGCACAACGAAAGATCGGCTCGCGCTCGCACTGACACTGTTGCAGGATCCCGCCTTCGATGCCTTGCTCAGCAGCGAATCGTCCTGGCGCGACTTGCCCGAGGTGATGGCGTCGCTCGCTGAGGGGCCGAGCGGCCTCTGTCAGACGATCAACTGGGAGGACTAG
- a CDS encoding CDP-alcohol phosphatidyltransferase family protein, producing MNRVQQSAIGSSAAGAACVALLAALTARADTMPLSIIGWLAALGYLLVSNALLLHGLRRRNTLRFGSANIVTAVRSTLVAAIAGIVVSSFFSHVSIALLISLVVPALALDAVDGWVARRTGSASELGARFDMEVDAFLLLMLSAFVAQTMGVWVLAIGLMRYAFVAVGWFLPWFRRQLPARYWRKVVTAVQGIALAVAATRLFPLIDTVFVGIALGLLVESFGRDVIWLVVRRGDPRSGRPRRSERGSRGDGEYDDADRLHDHRFGYEGEAPHFGDAEESDGKREHK from the coding sequence ATGAACAGAGTTCAACAGTCAGCGATCGGCTCAAGCGCCGCGGGGGCAGCGTGCGTTGCACTGCTCGCCGCACTGACGGCGCGCGCAGACACGATGCCGCTGTCGATCATCGGATGGCTCGCAGCCCTCGGCTATCTGCTGGTCTCCAACGCTCTCCTTCTACACGGCCTGCGGCGCCGGAATACACTCCGGTTCGGTTCGGCGAACATTGTCACAGCCGTACGGTCGACCTTGGTCGCTGCGATCGCCGGCATCGTCGTGTCGTCGTTCTTCAGCCACGTTTCGATTGCGCTGCTGATCAGCCTCGTTGTGCCCGCGCTTGCGCTGGATGCGGTCGACGGCTGGGTTGCCCGTCGCACAGGATCGGCGAGCGAGCTCGGTGCACGCTTTGACATGGAAGTCGACGCGTTCCTGCTGCTGATGCTCAGCGCCTTCGTCGCGCAGACCATGGGAGTCTGGGTGCTCGCGATCGGCCTGATGCGTTACGCGTTCGTGGCCGTCGGATGGTTTCTGCCGTGGTTTCGTCGCCAGCTCCCCGCACGCTATTGGCGCAAAGTGGTGACCGCAGTGCAGGGCATCGCGCTGGCTGTCGCCGCGACACGTCTGTTTCCGTTGATCGATACGGTCTTTGTCGGTATCGCACTCGGGCTGCTCGTCGAGTCGTTCGGTCGAGACGTGATCTGGCTGGTCGTCAGGCGAGGTGACCCTCGATCAGGCCGTCCGCGGCGTTCGGAGCGCGGCAGCCGAGGTGACGGCGAGTACGACGATGCCGATCGCCTCCACGATCACCGTTTCGGGTACGAGGGTGAAGCTCCACACTTCGGTGATGCCGAAGAGTCCGACGGTAAGCGCGAGCACAAGTGA